Part of the Vigna unguiculata cultivar IT97K-499-35 chromosome 3, ASM411807v1, whole genome shotgun sequence genome, ACCCTTTTCGCCTCTGAAGATTTCGAAGTCAATTATCGCTCGCGCTGCCATTGGAGTGTTTGGATTAGGGTTCATTGATGCCGGGTTAGTTAGTCAGGAATAAGATGTTTTCTTTTGTCTCTGGTTGAGTCTGTTGATCATGGAAATGCACAAATATATGTTGTTTCAGGTACAGCGGTGATTGGTCGAGAATCGGAGTAATAACATCACAGAGTGAGGAATTGCTTAAGGTTGCAGCTTTTCTAGTTGTTCCCTTGTGTATTTTTCTGGTTTTTTTCTTGCCCACAGACACAGATTCTTGAATTTTTCAGCCAAATGAAGTGTGAATTTGGTTGAAAATCTTTTAGACATGGAATCAATGGGCGctattgttaattttataagtctCAGATCATGCTTAGGATATGAGTAAGCTCAATCCTCCCACTTGAACTCTGCTAACTGAGTTGGATGGTGAACTGACAGATCCAGAAATGCTAAAAGGTTTGAAAGAATGTTACTTGAATgatcaattacaaataattaaaaatactcttTGAATAATCATTTGGGAGTTGATGGGTGTTGTTATACCAGTTCctagatttaaataaaattttcaaaatgtcaTTGAAGTTAGATATAGTCTATAATATTAGTTAAGTAGATGTTCTCCTTAGCAAATGTTAATGTCCATGTTTGTAAAACATGTTGTCAAGGAATAAGTgagatataatataaaaaatagggttggtttaaaaaatatactatattaaaatttagttcaaatatccatatataatcaaataaaaataaaataagtgtttttttttttcttaagactCATATTTGCTTATATGAATTGTCTGTTTTACACGTTATTTAcatgttataataaaaataatatctatttaatatatgtttttgaaaagaatcattaattatgacattaaactCTATCTAATATGACAAATAATTTTGCttgttaaattgaattttagtaaataataa contains:
- the LOC114179217 gene encoding uncharacterized protein LOC114179217, which gives rise to MVGTGMRCGVLGLNYCVPVRKFGRRFGTTLARRKDFEENDKIQQRPFSPLKISKSIIARAAIGVFGLGFIDAGYSGDWSRIGVITSQSEELLKVAAFLVVPLCIFLVFFLPTDTDS